Proteins from a genomic interval of Bombus affinis isolate iyBomAffi1 chromosome 14, iyBomAffi1.2, whole genome shotgun sequence:
- the LOC126924629 gene encoding NK1 transcription factor-related protein 1 — translation MWRMQEGRTVSPLGPVVLPREEADMRAGLSLPPQERRHVLLHVRTSEPFVHYDNVRQQHSPSTSPILRSVDKDQFHEMDASSAREKRIDTEVEEEEEQDEEEEEDGEHERNVSVRRNIVEDEEDDEEQEEEEEEVHPGNRNGSYQEDEEVEVDVCRDEVDESNPSSPVDLTAPSSRGGGSDQFLNPFANRGVHPFSCVQTGGQTTGHGAPVYISAHAAAASTVMTVCTSGNAARTTGTSTGSITTTASTVQANKRCLAFSVENILDPNKFTGGRVVHNRVQHRRHRRADSVHEDGDSRGEFACGSGQEDEEGTPDTGMEDMDEDPDEEDEDEDVEMRVTDQESSNAGRESNTTATSNVPSSNCKKRQSSSSSSSSSSVQAQGCQGQNQTSQNGTSGSGGTGGKPRRARTAFTYEQLVALENKFKTTRYLSVCERLNLALSLSLTETQVKIWFQNRRTKWKKQNPGLDVNSPTVPTTPPHPPPYAPAFLFATHPHQHPLPHSHTHPHPHAHVHHPPPVPPPPPGYYHPAAPPYPPTGPTFFGHHLSATTATASGPPPTSTPSSTGLALSTHPHPHTHPHA, via the exons ATGTGGAGGATGCAGGAAGGCAGGACCGTGTCGCCTTTAGGACCGGTCGTCCTACCGCGGGAGGAAGCGGATATGCGTGCCGGGCTCTCGCTACCGCCTCAAGAAAGGAGGCACGTGTTGCTCCACGTACGCACCAGCGAGCCTTTTGTGCACTACGACAACGTGCGTCAGCAACACTCGCCGTCGACCTCGCCGATCCTGCGATCCGTCGACAAGGATCAGTTCCACGAGATGGACGCGTCATCGGCCAGGGAGAAGAGGATAGACACCGAAGTCGAGGAAGAGGAGGAGCAGGAtgaggaggaagaggaagacgGGGAACACGAGAGGAACGTCTCCGTCAGGAGAAATATCGTCGAGGACGAAGAAGACGACGAGGAAcaagaggaagaggaggaggaagtGCATCCTGGAAATAGAAACGGAAGCTATCAGGAGGACGAGGAAGTTGAAGTGGACGTTTGTCGAGACGAAGTGGACGAAAGCAACCCCAGTAGTCCGGTAGATTTAACAGCTCCTTCGTCCAGGGGCGGCGGATCCGATCAGTTCCTTAACCCATTCGCGAATCGAGGCGTGCATCCTTTCTCGTGTGTTCAGACTGGCGGACAAACCACCGGCCACGGGGCTCCTGTGTACATATCCGCGCATGCCGCCGCTGCTTCCACGGTGATGACTGTCTGTACATCCGGAAACGCAGCCCGAACGACGGGCACGTCGACCGGCAGCATCACCACGACTGCCAGCACCGTACAGGCGAACAAACGATGCCTGGCATTCTCCGTGGAGAATATCCTGGACCCGAACAAGTTCACTGGCGGACGCGTCGTACACAATCGTGTTCAGCACCGACGACATCGGCGGGCCGACAGCGTGCACGAAG ATGGTGACTCGCGGGGCGAGTTCGCCTGCGGCAGCGGCCAAGAAGACGAGGAGGGCACACCGGACACGGGGATGGAGGACATGGACGAGGACCCTGACGAagaggacgaggacgaggacgtGGAGATGAGGGTGACGGATCAGGAATCCTCGAACGCTGGCCGGGAGAGTAATACCACCGCAACGAGCAACGTTCCATCGTCGAACTGCAAGAAGAGGCAGTCCTCCTCATCCTCGTCGTCGTCCAGCAGCGTACAGGCGCAGGGTTGCCAAGGTCAAAACCAAACCAGCCAGAATGGAACCAGCGGGAGCGGTGGCACAGGAGGCAAACCTAGAAGAGCCAGGACTGCGTTCACGTACGAACAGCTCGTCGCTCTGGAGAACAAGTTCAAGACCACTAGATACCTGTCTGTCTGCGAACGTCTGAACCTGGCTCTGTCCCTCTCGTTAACGGAGACCCAGGTGAAAATTTGGTTCCAAAATCGGCGAACCAAATGGAAGAAACAGAACCCAGGACTGGACGTTAATAGTCCCACGGTGCCCACCACACCGCCACATCCTCCGCCTTACGCGCCTGCCTTCCTGTTCGCCACGCATCCTCATCAACACCCGCTGCCACACTCGCACACACATCCCCATCCTCATGCCCACGTCCATCATCCACCGCCCGTGCCGCCGCCGCCACCTGGCTATTATCACCCAGCCGCGCCACCTTATCCTCCGACAGGGCCGACGTTCTTCGGTCATCACCTGTCCGCCACCACCGCCACGGCGTCCGGTCCTCCACCCACCTCCACGCCATCCTCCACGGGCTTGGCATTGTCGACGCATCCACATCCGCACACGCATCCGCACGCGTAG
- the LOC126924631 gene encoding 39S ribosomal protein L2, mitochondrial, with protein sequence MSAMSLVARVFTRHVADVRYKPASISIQVQPKRNQWNLVKVPKPGVKGKSYRRIVHFEDKYTVKPLNVTNLGGRDPVTGRLVAKGIGGGIKHKYHWIQWIRDGPTDLDEPPREDKVLAVFKDGCRTSFVALVGSGSNLQYILATENMKVGDIIRTHKGIPENHVRAFEGDAYPLGALPKGTIVNCVEKYPYQGGCLIHAAGTYGTILRKDGEDRVVVKMPSKKEFSIHQTCMATVGRLSNIEHGSTPIGSAQKNRELGNRPRSGLWQRKTGRFGRKIKPPGPVQKVGTDQKDNTKTILELNIVALNTVKV encoded by the exons ATGTCTGCCATGTCGTTGGTAGCTCGTGTTTTCACGAGACATGTCGCCGATGTTCGTTACAAACCTGCCTCAATATCGATTCAAGTGCAGCCGAAAAGAAATCAGTGGAATCTTGTGAAAGTCCCAAAACCTGGAGTGAAAGGGAAAAGTTACCGAAGAATCGTCCACTTTGAAGACAAGTATACGGTTAAACCTTTAAATGTTACGAATTTAGGAGGGAGAGATCCTGTTACAG GAAGATTGGTGGCGAAAGGTATCGGTGGAGGGATCAAACACAAATATCACTGGATTCAGTGGATCAGAGATGGGCCTACTGATCTTGATGAACCTCCAAGAGAAGACAAAGTGTTAGCAGTATTCAAGGATGGTTGCAGAACGTCGTTCGTAGCTTTGGTTGGAAGCGGCTCTAATTTGCAGTACATTCTCGCGACGGAGAATATGAAAGTTGGAGACATAATCCGTACTCATAAAGGCATTCCTGAAAATCATGTCAGAGCCTTTGAAGGAGATGCTTATCCATTGGGAGCGTTGCCCAAGGGGACGATCGTTAATTGCGTGGAAAAATATCCTTATCAAGGAGGTTGTCTCATTCACGCCGCTGGAACGTACGGCACGATATTAAGGAAGGATGGAGAGGATCGCGTGGTCGTTAAAATGCCAAGCAAGAAGGAGTTCAGCATCCATCAAACCTGTATGGCGACTGTGGGTAGACTGTCGAACATCGAACATGGTTCGACGCCAATTGGTAGCGCACAGAAGAATAGGGAACTTGGAAATCGACCGAGAAGCGGTCTGTGGCAGAGGAAGACCGGTCGATTTGGCCGAAAAATAAAACCTCCGGGTCCTGTACAGAAGGTCGGCACAGATCAAAAGGATAATACAAAAACTATACTTGAACTGAATATTGTAGCACTGAATACTGTAAAAGTATAA
- the LOC126924630 gene encoding sideroflexin-1, with product MSSNKDVSAFADERKIDIEKPYWDQSTYKGRALHFLTVTNPLNLFLSAKELEHARDIVTKYRKGDSLAQLKVTQDELWKYKYRYDSAYHPDTGEKMLLIGRMSAQVPMNMMITGCMLTFYKTTAHVVIWQWVNQSFNAIVNYTNRSGSSPIPMNTILQSYAIATGGAVMTALGLNRLLRNAPPLVGRLVPFAAVAAANCVNIPFMRMPELQNGIELQTEEGTKVGSSRRTASKAIAAVTLSRILMSAPSMILSPILMNFMDRRQMLRNAKWAVVPIQVLICGVCLTFATPLCCALFVQRVPISVDDLEPDVRDQVLFANPNLRTVYYNKGL from the exons ATGTCGAGTAACAAGGACGTCAGCGCATTTGCTGACGAGCGAAAGATCGACATCGAGAAGCCATACTGGGATCAGAGCACGTACAAGGGTAGGGCACTACACTTCCTCACGGTCACGAACCCATTGAATCTATTCCTCAGCGCCAAGGAGCTCGAGCACGCCCGAGACATCGTCACAAAGTACAG GAAAGGAGATAGTCTGGCACAGTTAAAGGTGACACAGGACGAGTTATGGAAATACAAATACCGGTACGACAGCGCGTATCATCCCGACACAGGCGAGAAAATGTTGCTAATTGGACGCATGAGTGCCCAAGTTCCGATGAATATGATGATCACCGGCTGTATGTTGACGTTTTACAA aacGACAGCGCACGTCGTCATATGGCAGTGGGTAAACCAATCGTTCAACGCGATCGTCAATTACACAAACCGCAGTGGATCGAGTCCGATTCCCATGAACACGATTTTACAAAGTTACGCTATTGCAACTGGAGGGGCTGTGATGACAGCCCTCGGGTTAAATCGACTTTTACGGAATGCACCACCCTTGGTAGGTCGATTAGTGCCGTTCGCAGCAGTTGCCGCTGCCAACTGCGTAAACATTCCCTTCATGAGAATGCCGGAGCTTCAAAACGGGATCGAATTACAAACGGAAGAAGGTACGAAGGTCGGCAGCAGTAGACGAACAGCAAGCAAAGCCATTGCCGCTGTTACTCTGTCTCGTATTCTTATGTCTGCACCGAGCATGA TACTGTCGCCCATTCTAATGAATTTCATGGACCGACGACAAATGTTACGTAACGCGAAATGGGCAGTCGTCCCCATACAAGTTTTAATTTGCGGAGTCTGCCTGACGTTCGCCACTCCTCTTTGTTGTGCTCTGTTCGTACAACGAGTACCTATTTCGGTGGACGATTTAGAACCGGATGTACGAGATCAGGTGCTCTTCGCAAATCCTAATCTTCGAACAGTGTATTACAATAAAGGCCTTTGA